In Raphanus sativus cultivar WK10039 chromosome 5, ASM80110v3, whole genome shotgun sequence, the following proteins share a genomic window:
- the LOC108863507 gene encoding transcription factor TGA6, whose product MADTSSRTDASTDGDTDPRDMGSERGQGMQLAAASDSSGRSKDKLDQKTVRRLAQNREAARKSRLRKKAYVQQLENSRLKLTQLEQELQRARQQGVFISSSGDQAHSTGGNGALAFDAEHSRWLEEKNKQMNELRSALNAHAGDAELRIIVDGVMSHYEELFRIKSNAAKNDVFHLLSGMWKTPAERCFLWLGGFRSSELLKLLANQLEPMTERQVMGINSLQQTSQQAEDALSQGMESLQQSLADTLSSGTLGSSSSDNVASYMGQMAMAMGQLGTLEGFIRQADNLRLQTLQQMIRVLTTRQSARAFLAIHDYSSRLRALSSLWLARPRE is encoded by the exons ATGGCTGATACCAGTTCAAGAACTGATGCCTCAACTGATGGCGACACAGATCCTAGAGATATGGGG TCTGAGAGAGGGCAAGGGATGCAGCTTGCTGCTGCTTCTGACTCTAGTGGTCGATCAAAGGATAAGTTGGATCAAAAG ACCGTTCGTAGGCTTGCTCAAAATAGAGAGGCAGCAAGGAAAAGCAGACTGAGGAAGAAG GCGTATGTTCAGCAGCTGGAGAACAGCCGACTGAAGCTGACTCAACTTGAGCAGGAGCTGCAAAGAGCAAGGCAACAG gGCGTTTTCATCTCAAGCTCAGGAGACCAAGCCCATTCTACTGGTGGAAATG GGGCTTTGGCATTTGACGCCGAACATTCACGATGGCTTGAAGAAAAGAACAAGCAAATGAACGAGCTGAGATCTGCTCTGAATGCTCACGCAGGTGATGCTGAGCTCAGAATAATTGTGGATGGAGTGATGTCTCACTATGAGGAGCTTTTCAGGATTAAGAGCAATGCTGCTAAGAATGATGTCTTCCACTTACTATCTGGAATGTGGAAAACACCAGCTGAGAGATGTTTCTTGTGGCTTGGTGGCTTCCGTTCATCTGAGCTTCTCAAG CTACTTGCGAATCAGCTGGAGCCAATGACAGAACGACAGGTGATGGGCATAAATAGCTTGCAACAGACGTCTCAACAGGCTGAAGATGCGTTATCTCAAGGGATGGAGAGTTTACAGCAATCTTTAGCTGATACTTTATCTAGTGGAACTCTTGGTTCCAGTTCATCTGATAATGTGGCGAGCTACATGGGTCAGATGGCTATGGCAATGGGGCAATTAGGCACCCTCGAAGGATTCATCCGCCAG GCTGATAACCTGAGGCTGCAAACACTGCAACAGATGATCAGAGTGTTAACAACGCGTCAGTCAGCTCGAGCTTTTCTTGCCATACATGACTATTCATCTCGACTACGTGCTCTTAGTTCCTTGTGGCTTGCTCGGCCAAGAGAGTGA
- the LOC108859347 gene encoding serine carboxypeptidase-like 15 isoform X1, with translation MGNKLLLLMLLSLVHGYSGESTVRYLPGFKGPLPFELETGYIGVGEAEEEQLFYYFIKSERNTKEDPLLVWLTGGPGCSSLSALILENGPLAFKTESDNEDIPSLVSTTYSWTKVANIIYLDQPVGTGFSYSRNPIADIPSDTGSAKRVHEFVCNWLVKHPEFFSNPFYVAGNSYSGKTVPAVVQEISIGNGLCCKPQINLQGYVLGNPATEEESDTNWRIPFAHGMGLISDEIYESLRRSCTGNYVKVDPLNTECINVVEEFERCVNGLDMSYILGPQYVDPSDPNDTNPYGHRMTVQSTRWANEESVRRALHVEKGSIGEWSRCDPEMPFKSDIDSSVPYHKNNSIQGYRSLIFSGDHDMLVPFLSTQYWIRSLNYSIVDDWRPWMVHSQVAGCRYTRTYANKMTFATVKGCGHTIVYKQEEYSVMFKRWINGQPL, from the exons ATGGGGAACAAGTTGTTGTTGCTTATGCTGCTTTCTCTTGTGCATGGTTATTCAGGAGAATCTACAGTTAGATATCTTCCTGGTTTCAAAGGCCCTCTTCCTTTTGAGCTTGAAACTGG GTACATTGGTGTTGGTGAGGCAGAGGAAGAACAACTGTTCTACTACTTCATCAAATCTGAGAGAAACACAAAAGAAGATCCTCTTCTAGTCTGGTTAACCGGAGGACCTGGCTGCTCTTCTCTCTCTGCCCTTATTCTTGAAAATg GGCCCCTGGCTTTCAAGACTGAATCTGACAATGAAGATATCCCATCATTGGTCTCTACTACATATTCATGGACTAAG GTGGCGAATATAATCTATTTGGATCAGCCAGTTGGCACTGGCTTCTCTTACTCAAGA aatCCTATTGCTGATATACCAAGTGACACAGGATCAGCTAAGCGGGTCCATGAGTTTGTTTgtaat TGGCTAGTCAAGCATCCTGAGTTTTTCTCCAATCCTTTTTATGTCGCCGGAAATTCTTATTCCGGTAAAACGGTTCCAGCTGTTGTTCAAGAAATATCAATtg GAAATGGGTTATGCTGTAAACCTCAAATAAATCTTCAG GGTTACGTGCTGGGAAATCCTGCAACAGAAGAGGAGAGCGATACAAATTGGCGCATTCCATTTGCTCATGGAATGGGTTTGATCTCTGATGAAATCTACGAG TCGCTAAGGAGAAGTTGCACAGGAAATTATGTTAAAGTGGATCCTCTTAACACAGAATGCATTAATGTAGTTGAAGAGTTTGAGAGg TGTGTTAATGGATTAGATATGTCATATATTCTTGGACCACAGTACGTAGACCCGTCTGATCCCAATGACACCAACCCGTATGGGCATCGCATGACTGTGCAGTCAACCCGCTGGGCTAATGAGGAGAGTGTGCGCAGAGCCCTTCATGTGGAGAAG GGGAGTATAGGAGAATGGTCACGATGCGATCCGGAAATGCCTTTCAAGTCTGACATTGACAGCAGTGTACCATACCATAAAAACAACAGCATCCAAGGATATCGATCGCTCATCTTCAG TGGTGATCACGACATGCTTGTCCCTTTCCTTTCAACTCAATACTGGATAAGATCACTCAACTATTCAATAGTTGATGATTGGAGACCATGGATGGTTCACAGTCAAGTCGCTG gttgCAGATACACGAGGACGTATGCCAATAAGATGACATTTGCCACTGTGAAA GGCTGCGGGCACACGATAGTGTATAAACAAGAGGAGTACTCCGTTATGTTCAAGAGATGGATTAATGGCCAACCTCTGTAA
- the LOC108859347 gene encoding serine carboxypeptidase-like 15 isoform X2, translating into MGNKLLLLMLLSLVHGYSGESTVRYLPGFKGPLPFELETGYIGVGEAEEEQLFYYFIKSERNTKEDPLLVWLTGGPGCSSLSALILENGPLAFKTESDNEDIPSLVSTTYSWTKVANIIYLDQPVGTGFSYSRNPIADIPSDTGSAKRVHEFVCNWLVKHPEFFSNPFYVAGNSYSGKTVPAVVQEISIGNGLCCKPQINLQGYVLGNPATEEESDTNWRIPFAHGMGLISDEIYESLRRSCTGNYVKVDPLNTECINVVEEFERCVNGLDMSYILGPQYVDPSDPNDTNPYGHRMTVQSTRWANEESVRRALHVEKGSIGEWSRCDPEMPFKSDIDSSVPYHKNNSIQGYRSLIFSGDHDMLVPFLSTQYWIRSLNYSIVDDWRPWMVHSQVAGYTRTYANKMTFATVKAGLFF; encoded by the exons ATGGGGAACAAGTTGTTGTTGCTTATGCTGCTTTCTCTTGTGCATGGTTATTCAGGAGAATCTACAGTTAGATATCTTCCTGGTTTCAAAGGCCCTCTTCCTTTTGAGCTTGAAACTGG GTACATTGGTGTTGGTGAGGCAGAGGAAGAACAACTGTTCTACTACTTCATCAAATCTGAGAGAAACACAAAAGAAGATCCTCTTCTAGTCTGGTTAACCGGAGGACCTGGCTGCTCTTCTCTCTCTGCCCTTATTCTTGAAAATg GGCCCCTGGCTTTCAAGACTGAATCTGACAATGAAGATATCCCATCATTGGTCTCTACTACATATTCATGGACTAAG GTGGCGAATATAATCTATTTGGATCAGCCAGTTGGCACTGGCTTCTCTTACTCAAGA aatCCTATTGCTGATATACCAAGTGACACAGGATCAGCTAAGCGGGTCCATGAGTTTGTTTgtaat TGGCTAGTCAAGCATCCTGAGTTTTTCTCCAATCCTTTTTATGTCGCCGGAAATTCTTATTCCGGTAAAACGGTTCCAGCTGTTGTTCAAGAAATATCAATtg GAAATGGGTTATGCTGTAAACCTCAAATAAATCTTCAG GGTTACGTGCTGGGAAATCCTGCAACAGAAGAGGAGAGCGATACAAATTGGCGCATTCCATTTGCTCATGGAATGGGTTTGATCTCTGATGAAATCTACGAG TCGCTAAGGAGAAGTTGCACAGGAAATTATGTTAAAGTGGATCCTCTTAACACAGAATGCATTAATGTAGTTGAAGAGTTTGAGAGg TGTGTTAATGGATTAGATATGTCATATATTCTTGGACCACAGTACGTAGACCCGTCTGATCCCAATGACACCAACCCGTATGGGCATCGCATGACTGTGCAGTCAACCCGCTGGGCTAATGAGGAGAGTGTGCGCAGAGCCCTTCATGTGGAGAAG GGGAGTATAGGAGAATGGTCACGATGCGATCCGGAAATGCCTTTCAAGTCTGACATTGACAGCAGTGTACCATACCATAAAAACAACAGCATCCAAGGATATCGATCGCTCATCTTCAG TGGTGATCACGACATGCTTGTCCCTTTCCTTTCAACTCAATACTGGATAAGATCACTCAACTATTCAATAGTTGATGATTGGAGACCATGGATGGTTCACAGTCAAGTCGCTGG ATACACGAGGACGTATGCCAATAAGATGACATTTGCCACTGTGAAAGcaggtctttttttttaa